From a single Pempheris klunzingeri isolate RE-2024b chromosome 2, fPemKlu1.hap1, whole genome shotgun sequence genomic region:
- the ahcy gene encoding adenosylhomocysteinase, producing MSEKLPFKVADISLAEWGRKAIDIAENEMPGLMKMRELYGQSKPLKGARIAGCLHMTLQTAVLIETLTALGAEVQWSSCNIFSTQDHAAAAIAKAGIPVYAWKGETDEEYVWCIDQTLYFKDGQPLNMILDDGGDLTNLVHQKYPKLLAGIRGVSEETTTGVHNLYKMMKKGELKIPAINVNDSVTKSKFDNLYGCRESLIDGIKRATDVMIAGKVAVVAGYGDVGKGCVQALRGFGARVIVTEIDPINALQAAMEGYEVTTMDEACKEGNIFVTTTGCEDIILGHHFENMKDDAIVCNIGHFDCEIDMSWLTKNAAKKVNIKPQVDRYLLKNGRHIIILAEGRLVNLGCAMGHPSFVMSNSFTNQVLAQIELWTNTSKYPLGVYFLPKKLDEQVAAAHLDKLGVKLTTLSDKQAKYLGLPTEGPFKPDHYRY from the exons ctGACATCAGCCTGGCCGAATGGGGGCGTAAGGCCATCGACATCGCTGAGAACGAGATGCCCGGtctgatgaagatgagggaGCTCTACGGCCAGTCGAAGCCTCTGAAGGGCGCCCGCATCGCTGGCTGCCTCCACATGACCCTGCAGACCGCCGTCCTCATCGAGACCCTCACCGCCCTCGGAGCTGAG GTCCAGTGGTCGAGCTGTAACATCTTCTCCACTCAGGATCACGCTGCAGCCGCCATCGCCAAGGCTGGCATCCCAG tgtatGCGTGGAAAGGTGAGACTGATGAGGAGTACGTGTGGTGCATCGATCAGACTCTGTACTTCAAAGACGGTCAACCCCTCAACATGATCCTGGACGATGGAGGAGACCTCACCAACCTGGTCCACCAGAAGTACCCCAAACTGCTGGCAG ggaTCCGCGGGGTGTCGGAGGAGACCACCACAGGTGTTCACAACCTGTACAAGATGATGAAAAAGGGCGAGCTGAAAATACCCGCCATCAATGTCAACGACTCCGTCACCAAG AGTAAGTTTGACAACCTGTACGGCTGCAGGGAGAGTCTGATCGACGGGATCAAGCGAGCCACCGACGTGATGATCGCCGGGAAGGTCGCCGTGGTAGCGGGCTACGGCGACGTGGGTAAAGGCTGCGTCCAGGCTCTGCGCGGGTTCGGCGCTCGCGTCATCGTCACGGAGATCGACCCCATCAACGCCCTGCAGGCCGCCATGGAGG GTTACGAGGTCACGACCATGGATGAAGCTTGTAAGGAAGGAAACATCTTCGTCACCACCACTGGCTGTGAGGACATCATCCTGGGACA TCACTTTGAGAACATGAAGGACGACGCCATCGTCTGTAACATCGGACACTTTGACTGTGAGATCGACATGAGCTGGCTCACCAAGAACGCTGCAAAGAAGGTCAACATCAAGCCTCAG gtcgATCGCTACCTGCTGAAGAACGGGCGTCACATCATCATCCTGGCCGAGGGCAGACTGGTCAACCTGGGCTGTGCCATGGGACACCCGTCCTTCGTCATGAGCAACTCCTTCACCAACCAG gttctGGCTCAGATCGAGTTGTGGACCAACACCTCCAAATACCCTCTGGGAGTCTACTTCCTGCCCAAGAAG CTGGATGAGCAGGTGGCCGCCGCTCACCTGGACAAACTGGGGGTGAAGCTGACCACCCTGTCAGACAAGCAGGCCAAGTACCTGGGTCTGCCCACCGAGGGGCCCTTCAAACCGGACCACTACCGCTACTGA